Proteins encoded by one window of Myripristis murdjan chromosome 1, fMyrMur1.1, whole genome shotgun sequence:
- the LOC115367952 gene encoding pannexin-1 isoform X2, whose translation MAIAHVATEYVFSDFLLKDPTESKYKGVRLELAVDKIVTFLAVSLPLFLISLAFAQEVSVGTQISCFAPTNFSWRQAAYVDSFCWAAVQQQAESSPLWLHKFFPYILLFLAILMYIPALFWRFTAAPHLSSDLNFIMEELDRFYNRAIRLAKNLATFDSKEAPEDTQCSALDLTEGCFKYPLVEQYLKTKRFSRSLVVKYLACRGLTLLTLLLACLYLGYYIQLASLTDEFPCDMQTGLLKNDSVVPPAVQCKLVAVGVFRLLSYINLVVYVLLVPLVVYAALGPARQSSGFLRPYEMLPGFGALGLVTPFYNDLSIYLLFLEENLSELKSFKCLQVLELLQEAGDEGFDTMCLLRTLGQVKTDVVDSMKPRSQKNVKETSKPEE comes from the exons ATGGCGATTGCCCACGTAGCCACCGAATACGTTTTCTCTGACTTTTTATTGAAGGATCCGACTGAGTCCAAATACAAAGGAGTGCGTCTGGAACTGGCCGTAGACAAAATAGTCACATTTTTAGCGGTCAGTCTGCCTTTGTTTCTCATCTCCCTTGCGTTTGCTCAAGAGGTGTCAGTCG GTACACAGATCAGCTGTTTTGCTCCCACTAACTTCTCCTGGCGACAGGCCGCCTATGTGGACTCCTTCTGCTGGGCAGCAGTACAACAACAAGCTGAGAGTTCACCGCTATGGCTACACAAG TTCTTTCCATACATCCTGCTCTTCCTGGCCATCCTCATGTACATCCCGGCCCTGTTCTGGCGTTTCACAGCGGCTCCCCACTTGTCCTCTGACCTCAACTTCATCATGGAGGAGCTGGACCGCTTCTATAACCGGGCCATCAGACTAGCCAAGAATCTGGCAACCTTCGATAGCAAGGAGGCACCTGAAGACACTCAATG CAGTGCTCTGGACCTGACTGAGGGCTGCTTCAAGTACCCGTTGGTAGAGCAGTATCTGAAGACCAAGCGCTTCTCTCGCTCCCTGGTGGTGAAGTACCTAGCGTGCCGGGGCCTGACTCTGCTGACGCTGCTGCTGGCCTGCCTCTACCTGGGCTACTACATCCAGCTGGCCTCGCTCACGGACGAGTTCCCCTGTGACATGCAGACAGGCCTGCTGAAGAATGACAGCGTGGTGCCCCCTGCTGTGCAGTGCAAACTAGTGGCTGTGGGCGTCTTCAGGCTGCTCAGCTACATCAACCTGGTGGTGTATGTGCTCCTTGTGCCGTTGGTGGTGTATGCTGCTCTGGGACCGGCGCGCCAGAGCTCAGGCTTCCTCCGGCCTTATGAGATGCTGCCAGGCTTTGGTGCTTTGGGTCTGGTCACGCCTTTCTACAACGACCTCAGCATCTATCTGCTGTTCCTGGAGGAGAACCTGAGCGAACTCAAATCATTCAAGTGCTTGCAG GTGCTTGAGTTGCTGCAAGAGGCTGGTGATGAGGGATTTGACACCATGTGCCTTCTGCGCACGCTGGGGCAGGTGAAGACCGATGTGGTGGACAGTATGAAGCCTCGCTCACAAAAGAATGTCAAAGAAACCAGTAAACCTGAAGAGTAA
- the LOC115367952 gene encoding pannexin-1 isoform X1, with product MAIAHVATEYVFSDFLLKDPTESKYKGVRLELAVDKIVTFLAVSLPLFLISLAFAQEVSVGTQISCFAPTNFSWRQAAYVDSFCWAAVQQQAESSPLWLHKFFPYILLFLAILMYIPALFWRFTAAPHLSSDLNFIMEELDRFYNRAIRLAKNLATFDSKEAPEDTQCSSALDLTEGCFKYPLVEQYLKTKRFSRSLVVKYLACRGLTLLTLLLACLYLGYYIQLASLTDEFPCDMQTGLLKNDSVVPPAVQCKLVAVGVFRLLSYINLVVYVLLVPLVVYAALGPARQSSGFLRPYEMLPGFGALGLVTPFYNDLSIYLLFLEENLSELKSFKCLQVLELLQEAGDEGFDTMCLLRTLGQVKTDVVDSMKPRSQKNVKETSKPEE from the exons ATGGCGATTGCCCACGTAGCCACCGAATACGTTTTCTCTGACTTTTTATTGAAGGATCCGACTGAGTCCAAATACAAAGGAGTGCGTCTGGAACTGGCCGTAGACAAAATAGTCACATTTTTAGCGGTCAGTCTGCCTTTGTTTCTCATCTCCCTTGCGTTTGCTCAAGAGGTGTCAGTCG GTACACAGATCAGCTGTTTTGCTCCCACTAACTTCTCCTGGCGACAGGCCGCCTATGTGGACTCCTTCTGCTGGGCAGCAGTACAACAACAAGCTGAGAGTTCACCGCTATGGCTACACAAG TTCTTTCCATACATCCTGCTCTTCCTGGCCATCCTCATGTACATCCCGGCCCTGTTCTGGCGTTTCACAGCGGCTCCCCACTTGTCCTCTGACCTCAACTTCATCATGGAGGAGCTGGACCGCTTCTATAACCGGGCCATCAGACTAGCCAAGAATCTGGCAACCTTCGATAGCAAGGAGGCACCTGAAGACACTCAATG CAGCAGTGCTCTGGACCTGACTGAGGGCTGCTTCAAGTACCCGTTGGTAGAGCAGTATCTGAAGACCAAGCGCTTCTCTCGCTCCCTGGTGGTGAAGTACCTAGCGTGCCGGGGCCTGACTCTGCTGACGCTGCTGCTGGCCTGCCTCTACCTGGGCTACTACATCCAGCTGGCCTCGCTCACGGACGAGTTCCCCTGTGACATGCAGACAGGCCTGCTGAAGAATGACAGCGTGGTGCCCCCTGCTGTGCAGTGCAAACTAGTGGCTGTGGGCGTCTTCAGGCTGCTCAGCTACATCAACCTGGTGGTGTATGTGCTCCTTGTGCCGTTGGTGGTGTATGCTGCTCTGGGACCGGCGCGCCAGAGCTCAGGCTTCCTCCGGCCTTATGAGATGCTGCCAGGCTTTGGTGCTTTGGGTCTGGTCACGCCTTTCTACAACGACCTCAGCATCTATCTGCTGTTCCTGGAGGAGAACCTGAGCGAACTCAAATCATTCAAGTGCTTGCAG GTGCTTGAGTTGCTGCAAGAGGCTGGTGATGAGGGATTTGACACCATGTGCCTTCTGCGCACGCTGGGGCAGGTGAAGACCGATGTGGTGGACAGTATGAAGCCTCGCTCACAAAAGAATGTCAAAGAAACCAGTAAACCTGAAGAGTAA
- the LOC115368725 gene encoding nuclear distribution protein nudE homolog 1-like yields the protein MVEPTTHKFASLEEELGFWKEQAERHQQRAEEAQEELQEFQQMSRDYEAELETELKQCEARNKELLSDNNRLRMELECIKEKFEAQHSEAFRQISTLEGDLAETTAVRDHLQKYIRELEQSNDDLERAKRATIMSLEDFEQRMNQVIERNAFLESELDEKENLLESVQRLKDEARDLRQELAVQQKERRPSSSLGKDPDRTELPRPSTGNPSLPATPSKPISSFATTPASNIRRGDGLTGTPLTTSARISALNIVGELLRKVGNLESKLASCRDFVYDTSAKQPALPAGPGTPSGLEGGCEVQASSMSPPPQYDSLVKRLEFGPAPPRGGSQGAQSPQGGVKILL from the exons ATGGTAGAGCCGACGACGCACAAGTTTGCGTCCCTAGAAGAGGAGCTCGGTTTCTGGAAGGAGCAGGCGGAGAGGCACCAGCAGAG GGCAGAGGAGgcccaggaggagctgcaggagttCCAGCAGATGAGTCGGGACTACGAGGCGGAGCTGGAGACGGAGCTGAAGCAATGTGAGGCTCGGAACAaagagctgctgtcagacaaCAACCGACTCCGCATGGAGCTGGAGTGCATCAAG gagaAGTTTGAGGCACAGCATTCTGAGGCTTTCAGGCAGATCTCAACGCTGGAGGGAGATCTGGCTGAGACCACAGCAGTCAGAGACCACCTCCAGAAATACATCAGGGAGCTAGAGCAGTCAAATGATGACCTGGAGAGGGCCAAAAG gGCTACCATCATGTCTCTGGAGGACTTTGAGCAGAGGATGAATCAAGTCATTGAGAGGAATGCTTTTCTTGAGAGCGAGTTGGATGAGAAGGAGAACCTGCTGGAGTCTGTCCAGAGGCTCAAGGATGAAGccagag ACCTTCGCCAGGAGCTGGCTGTGCAACAGAAGGAGCGACGGCCCTCTAGCAGCCTGGGCAAAGACCCAGATCGAACTGAGCTCCCACGCCCCTCGACAGggaacccctccctccctgccacACCTTCCAAACCTATCAGCTCGTTTGCTACGACCCCTGCATCCAATATCAGGCGAG GTGATGGCCTAACAGGAACTCCCCTCACTACGTCAGCGAGAATATCTGCGCTCAACATTGTAGGGGAGTTGCTGAGGAAAGTTGGA AATCTCGAGTCCAAGTTGGCGTCATGTCGAGACTTTGTGTATGACACGTCCGCTAAACAGCCGGCACTCCCAGCTGGCCCTGGCACTCCCTCAGGTTTGGAAGGAGGCTGTGAGGTCCAGGCCAGCAGCATGAGCCCTCCTCCACAGTACGACAG TTTAGTGAAGCGGTTAGAGTTTGGACCAGCACCTCCAAGAGGAGGCTCCCAGGGTGCCCAGTCTCCACAGGGAGGAGTGAAGATCCTGCtttga